The genomic segment TTCTTTGAGAGTGCGTTAATGCAATTGCTATTGCATCAGTTATATCAAGAGGTTTTATCTCTTTTTTTATTCCTAAAAGTCTTTTTACCATAAACGCAACTTGCTCTTTTGTAGCTTTTCCATTTCCCGTAACTGCTTGTTTTACTTGAAGTGGTGTATACTCAGAAAAATTTCCAAAATTTTGAAGTATTTTTAGACTAATTGCTCCTCTAAATTGAGCAAGTTTAATAACAGTTTTTGGATTAAAAGCATAAAACATATCTTCTATTGATACTTGATCTATTTTATGAGTTTTAAATATCAAATCAATTCCTTCTGTCATCTCAACAATTTGTTCTTGCAAAACTGTAGTTTTTAT from the Aliarcobacter cryaerophilus ATCC 43158 genome contains:
- the ruvC gene encoding crossover junction endodeoxyribonuclease RuvC; translated protein: MKILGIDPGTKNCGYAVIEKSGRDLKLIEAGLIKIKTTVLQEQIVEMTEGIDLIFKTHKIDQVSIEDMFYAFNPKTVIKLAQFRGAISLKILQNFGNFSEYTPLQVKQAVTGNGKATKEQVAFMVKRLLGIKKEIKPLDITDAIAIALTHSQRIKG